Within the Chloroflexota bacterium genome, the region GACGAAGGGACATCGAGCGACGAAGCATTCCCTTTTTCGACGGGCACACGAATCTATGTTAAAGTCATTGACCTACGCTTATCGGGATCGACGAGCCCGCAAGGGGGATATGCGCCGCTTATGGGTCTCGCGGATCAATGCGGCGGCTAGGCTGTTAGGTTTAACATATAGTAAGATGATGCATGGGCTTCAGGTAGCCGGCGTGGCGGTGGATCGCAAAATTTTGGCCGATTTGGCGATTAAGGATAAAGGGGCCTTTGCTCGCCTTGCTGCGGTAGCAAGGGAGAATTTGGAACCAGCCACTTAAATCTGTGATCACCAGCGTCAGCAATGAAAGGGTTAAATGGGTCCGCTCGCTTTACCGGGGAGAGGTGCGGAGGCGCGAGAGGTGTTTCGTCGTTGAGGGTGTTCGACTTGTCGAGGAAACCTTTCAGGCCGGAATAACACCAGTAGCACTTTTCTTTAACAGGGAATTATTGGCGAGAACAGCACGAGGCCGCAACTTACTGGAGATCACCGAAACAGGCACTGGCCTGGAGGTGTCGGAGCGAGTTCTCCATGCTATTGCGGGTACAGTCGCTCCGCAGGGTATCGTGGCTGTATTACCTTTCCCTGCCTCCCATAGGGTCAAGGAAGACCTGGGAACCTTGGTGCTGGTTATCGATGGATTGCATGATGCGGGGAATTTGGGCACAATCCTCCGGTCAGCCCTGGCAGCTGACGTCCGAACCGTCATCCTTACGGCTGATACGGTCGATGTCTATAGCCCAAAGGTGGTCAGAGCAGCGATGGGTGCCCATTTCCACCTGGG harbors:
- the rplT gene encoding 50S ribosomal protein L20; translation: MPRVKRGVTARKRHKKVLQLTKGHRATKHSLFRRAHESMLKSLTYAYRDRRARKGDMRRLWVSRINAAARLLGLTYSKMMHGLQVAGVAVDRKILADLAIKDKGAFARLAAVARENLEPAT
- a CDS encoding RNA methyltransferase; the protein is MRRRERCFVVEGVRLVEETFQAGITPVALFFNRELLARTARGRNLLEITETGTGLEVSERVLHAIAGTVAPQGIVAVLPFPASHRVKEDLGTLVLVIDGLHDAGNLGTILRSALAADVRTVILTADTVDVYSPKVVRAAMGAHFHLGLLVDWEWEQIATLLCGWTLLVTSAQGGRPYYEVDWAQPTAMVIGSEAEGVSAEALRHAHGSVHIPMAGQVESLNAAVAASIILFEAYRQQSKQKQNREAVTKRVDGKAGQGERIID